One genomic window of Solanum stenotomum isolate F172 chromosome 9, ASM1918654v1, whole genome shotgun sequence includes the following:
- the LOC125877976 gene encoding uncharacterized protein LOC125877976 translates to MSVLQYPEGINPADVQIWNNAAFDNGDSADFSSLKRSWLTDSFESDVSSKENQTPSFENSSSVNLSISMPFKPLNPNGALENSRLKLNKSISKQSVDEMSMASRKSGKDSDFPDEKRIDEEIEEIEKEISRLNSKLEVLRIEKAEKSFKIVEKRGRVVPAKFMEPKMSVKIGEEKKKIDESSSMSAKTKVQTRRGLSLGPSEIFAGTRSRGLSMGPSEIFAGTKAGKLGKQEMITPVQPIQNRRKSCFWKLQEIEEERGKSSSLSPKSRKAAARTMASRQAVTTIASKKNLKKDDAFLSSVQPKKLFKDGEKSVPASKKPQRPGRVVASRYNQSTNQSSVVRKRSLPENDKDETKRNEKKRSLSVGKTRVSQTENKNLATESRVKKRWEIPSEIVVHASTESEKSPLSITVKPDLLPRIRIARCTVNETPRDSGPAKRVVELIGKKSFFSNDEDKEPSVCQVLSFADEDAEEE, encoded by the coding sequence ATGAGTGTTTTACAATACCCAGAAGGGATTAATCCAGCAGATGTTCAGATATGGAATAATGCTGCTTTTGATAATGGCGATTCTGCAGATTTTTCTTCACTGAAACGTTCTTGGTTAACGGATTCCTTTGAATCTGATGTCTCAAGCAAGGAGAATCAGACTCCTTCGTTTGAGAATTCTTCATCTGTTAATCTGTCAATTTCGATGCCCTTCAAGCCGCTAAACCCAAATGGGGCTCTGGAGAATTCAAGACTCAAACTAAACAAGTCCATTTCTAAACAGAGTGTTGATGAGATGAGTATGGCAAGTAGAAAGAGTGGAAAGGATAGCGATTTCCCCGATGAAAAGAGGATTGATGaggaaattgaagaaattgaaaaggAGATTAGTAGATTGAATTCGAAATTAGAGGTATTGAGAATTGAAAAGGCGGAAAAAAGTTTCAAGATTGTTGAAAAGAGAGGGAGGGTTGTGCCAGCAAAGTTTATGGAGCCAAAAATGAGTGTTAAGATTggagaggagaagaaaaagattGATGAGAGTTCATCAATGAGTGCAAAAACAAAGGTGCAGACAAGAAGGGGTCTTAGTTTAGGACCATCTGAGATTTTCGCTGGAACGCGTAGTCGAGGGTTGAGTATGGGGCCATCAGAGATTTTTGCAGGGACAAAGGCAGGGAAATTGGGAAAGCAGGAAATGATTACACCTGTTCAGCCAATACAAAACAGGCGAAAGTCTTGTTTTTGGAAGCTTCAAGAGATCGAAGAAGAAAGGGGAAAAAGTTCAAGCCTTAGTCCCAAATCAAGAAAAGCTGCAGCAAGAACTATGGCTTCAAGGCAGGCAGTTACTACAATTGCATCAAAGAAGAATCTGAAGAAGGATGATGCATTTCTGAGTTCAGTTCAACCAAAGAAGTTATTCAAAGATGGCGAAAAGTCTGTTCCTGCTAGCAAGAAGCCTCAGAGGCCAGGGAGGGTTGTGGCTAGTAGGTACAATCAGAGCACAAATCAGTCATCAGTAGTGAGAAAGAGGTCTTTACCTGAGAATGATAAGGATGAGACTAAGAGAAATGAAAAGAAACGATCTTTATCGGTAGGGAAAACGCGTGTATCACAAACAGAAAACAAGAATTTGGCTACTGAAAGCAGGGTGAAAAAGAGATGGGAAATTCCTAGTGAGATAGTAGTCCATGCTAGTACAGAAAGTGAAAAATCTCCACTGAGCATTACTGTGAAGCCTGATTTGCTTCCTAGAATTAGGATTGCTCGGTGCACTGTCAATGAGACTCCCCGGGATTCTGGACCTGCCAAAAGAGTGGTTGAGCTGATAGGCAAGAAATCATTTTTCAGCAATGATGAAGATAAGGAGCCATCAGTCTGTCAAGTTCTCAGTTTTGCCGATGAAGATGCTGAAGAGGAATAA
- the LOC125877978 gene encoding pentatricopeptide repeat-containing protein At1g11900, producing MVAAALNGRAKLSTLTFLLCRSCFNRLNYSVAVGLHSSAKGFRAFNTLHHCGNFFLDNCIKSIPVGVLLNWPTFAPSIFGCCQSFSTQASPAEIVDDVLAEVLLVMANSQSSGEELCATYIDKFCNDRNLSGAIRLVRTLHDKNIPLRPSAHNRLLKAAIEENDIGLLCQCFKDLLVSCKSLNSSTYLIFAQAFIKENDVPCLLRFIREISELIFPSSTTVMNRIIFAFAECGQIDRALLIFDQMKSLKSKPDVITYNTILGILGKCGRIDEMLNEFLAMKEDGLIPDIVSYNTLITGLRKVGRLESCLVFFREMCEREIEPDLRTYSALIDSFGKSGNIEESLRLFNEMKHKGICPSIHVYKLLISNLKKMGKFELAIAFSNEMKESISNHHGSNYNRQKNR from the exons ATGGTAGCAGCTGCTTTGAATGGCAGAGCAAAGCTGAGCACTTTAACTTTCTTATTATGCCGCTCTTGTTTTAATCGATTGAACTATAGTGTTGCTGTTGGGTTACACTCGTCTGCTAAAGGATTTCGAGCATTCAACACATTGCATCATTGTGGAAATTTCTTTCTTGAC AATTGTATTAAATCCATCCCAGTTGGAGTCCTCCTCAATTGGCCAACTTTTGCCCCTAGTATTTTTGGCTGCTGCCAATCATTCTCAACCCAGGCATCCCCCGCTGAAATTGTGGATGATGTGTTGGCAGAAGTTCTCTTGGTTATGGCCAATTCTCAAAGTTCAGGAGAGGAACTCTGTGCTACATATATTGATAAGTTTTGCAATGACAGAAATCTATCAGGAGCCATTAGGCTAGTGCGGACCTTGCATGATAAAAATATCCCCCTCCGCCCTAGTGCACACAATCGCCTTCTGAAAGCTGCAATCGAGGAAAACGATATTGGCCTCCTATGTCAGTGTTTCAAGGATCTGTTAGTATCTTGCAAATCTCTGAATTCATCTACATATCTTATCTTTGCTCAGGCATTTATCAAAGAAAATGATGTTCCCTGCTTACTAAGATTTATCCGGGAGATTTCGGAGTTGATATTTCCAAGTAGTACTACAGTTATGAATAGGATCATCTTTGCCTTCGCTGAATGTGGACAGATTGACAGGGCCTTGCTGATTTTTGATCAGATGAAGAGTTTGAAATCCAAACCCGATGTGATCACATATAACACCATTTTGGGAATTTTAGGGAAGTGTGGTAGAATAGATGAAATGCTTAATGAGTTTTTGGCAATGAAAGAGGATGGGCTAATTCCTGATATTGTTTCTTATAATACCTTAATTACTGGATTGCGAAAGGTTGGCAGGCTTGAGTCGTGCTTAGTATTTTTCAGGGAGATGTGTGAGAGAGAAATTGAACCAGATTTGCGAACTTATAGTGCTTTGATTGACAGCTTCGGAAAATCTGGTAATATTGAAGAATCTCTGAGACTTTTTAATGAGATGAAGCACAAGGGTATCTGCCCATCAATTCATGTTTACAAATTACTGATTAGTAATTTAAAGAAGATGGGTAAGTTTGAGTTGGCTATTGCCTTTTCAAATGAGATGAAGGAATCAATCTCAAATCATCATGGGTCAAACTATAATCGACAGAAAAACAGATAG